A genomic region of Eucalyptus grandis isolate ANBG69807.140 chromosome 5, ASM1654582v1, whole genome shotgun sequence contains the following coding sequences:
- the LOC104445810 gene encoding MADS-box protein FBP24-like: MGRGKIEIRRIENKTTRQVTFAKRRVGLLKKTHELAVLCDAQIGLIIFSSSGKIFDYCSQSSSMQEIIRKYHSHKGNQTVEHNEQEQLQNELRRIRRETCNLQLSVQQYTANDLNNMRLEDFDQMEQQLECSINKVRARKFELMQQQMDNLRRKEKMLQDENNQIYHLIKQQHMAMGHQQAGVSKPEEAQHVLEQFPFYGEEQPSSILQLATLPTPFQPYRLQPTQPNLQDFLQPSNYGE, translated from the exons ATGGGCCGAGGAAAGATAGAAATCCGCAGGATCGAGAACAAGACCACGAGGCAAGTGACATTTGCGAAACGCCGCGTGGGGCTGTTGAAGAAGACCCACGAGTTGGCCGTCCTCTGTGATGCGCAGAtcgggctcatcatcttctccagCTCTGGAAAGATCTTTGATTACTGCAGTCAGTCCTCTAG CATGCAAGAAATCATAAGGAAGTACCACAGCCATAAGGGGAATCAAACTGTGGAGCATAATGAACAG GAACAGCTTCAGAATGAGCTAAGGAGGATACGGAGGGAAACGTGTAACCTTCAACTGAGTGTGCAGCAGTACACCGCCAATGATTTGAACAACATGCGACTCGAGGATTTTGATCAGATGGAGCAGCAACTTGAGTGTTCCATCAACAAGGTCCGCGCAAGGAAG TTTGAGCTGATGCAACAGCAAATGGACAATCTGCGGAGAAAG GAGAAAATGCTGCAGGATGAAAACAATCAGATATATCATCTG ATTAAGCAGCAACACATGGCAATGGGGCATCAACAGGCAGGAGTGTCGAAGCCAGAGGAAGCTCAGCATGTGCTGGAGCAATTCCCTTTCTACGGAGAAGAACAGCCGAGCAGCATCCTTCAGCTCGCCACCCTCCCTACGCCGTTTCAGCCATATCGCCTCCAACCAACCCAGCCTAACCTGCAGGACTTTCTCCAGCCCTCGAACTATGGCG AGtag